The genomic DNA GTCCGGGGCATCGAACCTGCCCTCTCCTTTTAGCGGCTGCAACACGCATAAATTCACTGTCCAGTGCAGTCGCCCAAGCCTTGCTGCTGGCTGTCATTTGTTCCTTCCGCGCAAGACTGTTTGTCCGACGTGGATATCCGACCTCCGAGTTCGTACGCCTACATTGTGTCTATTGGATTGGTCGGCACAAGGCGTAAAGGCCGGGCAACCAACCTTCGACAACATAGGGCGGCGCGGCACGGACAATGCCCGCAGCCCTCGATAGGAGCATGTAATGAGCGAAGCAGATAAAAGCGCTGTGCGTGAGTTGAGTCATTTCATCGACGGTCGGCGCGCCGCTGGTGCGGGCCAGCGGTTTGGCGAGGTATTCGATCCGGCGCAAGGCCGGGTGACGGCCCGTGTGCCGGTCGCAACATCCGCTGAAGTCGAAGCCGCCGTCGCCGCCGCGAAAGCCGCGTTTCCGGCATGGAGCGAAACCGCGCCGCTCAAACGCGCCCGTTTGATGTTCAAGTTCAAGGAACTGCTTGAGGCACACGCGGACGAACTCGCCGAACTCATCACGCGCGACCACGGCAAACTGTTTGAGGACGCAAAGGGCGAAGTGGTGCGCGGCATCGAAATCGTCGAATTCGCGTGTGGCATTCCGCAGTTGCTCAAGACAGACTTCACTGATTCCGTCAGCGGCGGCATCGACAACTGGAATCTGCGTCAGCCCATCGGCGTGGCCGCTGGCGTCACGCCGTTCAATTTTCCGATGGTGGTGCCCTGCTGGATGTTTGTGATGGCGGCCGCGTGCGGCAACACGTTCATTCTTAAACCTTCGGAGCGCACGCCGTCAGCGTCGATCCGGCTTGCCGAGTTGTTCATCGAGGCGGGCTTTCCCAAAGGCGTGTTCAATGTCGTGCATGGCGACAAGACCGTCGTCGATGCGCTGATCGCACATCCCGATGTGGTCGCGATGTCCGTCGTTGGCTCGACACCCGTCGCTGAATACATCTACAGCGAAAGCGCAAAGCGCGGCAAGCGCGTGCAGGCGCTGGGCAGTGCGAAAAACCATCTGGTCGTGATGCCCGATGCCAATCTCGATCAAGCGGTCGATGCACTGATCTCGTCGGCATATGGTTCGGCGGGCGAGCGCTGCATGGCAACGTCCGTCGCGGTGGCAGTGGGCAGTATCGGCGATGAACTGATCGAGCGGCTCGCGCCGCGCGTGCGTTCGCTCAAGATAGGCGGCGGCATGGAGCCGGATCTCGACATGGGGCCGCTTATCAGCGCCGCGCATCGCAACAAGGTCACGGGCTATATCGAGGCAGGCGTCGCGGCAGGCGCCAGGCTCGTCGTCGATGGTCGCGGCCATACCGTGCCAGGCCATGAAGAAGGCTTCTTTCTCGGCGGCTCGCTCTTCGACGACGTGAAGCCCGGTATGAGCATCTATCGCGAAGAGATCTTCGGCCCGGTTCTGTCGGTTGTCCGCGTGCCCGATCTGGCCAGTGCGATCGCGCTCGTCAACGCGCACGAACTGGGGAACTGCGTATCGCTCTTCACATCTGACGGTGCCGCGGCACGCGCGTTCTCCCGGCAGATTCAGATTGGCATGGTGGGCATCAACATCCCGAGCCCGGTGCCGCCGGCGTGGCATTCGTTCGGAGGCTGGAAGCGCTCGCTATTCGGTGATCATCACGCCTACGGCGAAGAAGCTGTGCGCTTTTACACGCACTACAAGAGCGTGATGCAGCGCTGGCCGGATAGCATCGCCACAGGTGCCGAATTCACGATGCCAACAGCGAAGTAAATCGGAGCGTCGCAGCGAGTACGGTCGGTTTCGTGCCCGCTGCGGTTTCAAAGCTGTGCGAGTCGAGCCAGAAAATCGTCGACCTGCTGTTCTTGTGTGGCCCACGACGTTACCAGGCGGATCACAGAATGATCGTTATCCGCCTTTCTCCAAACGTAGAACGCAAAATGTTGCTTCAAGGCGGAAATGACAGCATCGGGTAACAGTGGAAATACCTGGTTCGTAGCCGTTTCCGCGTCGAGAGCATAACCGCTGGACACGATCCCGGACGAAAGCTTTGCCGCCATCGCATTGGCGTGCTTTGCATTTTCGACGAACAGATTCTTGTCGCCGAATAAAGCCTGAAACTGGATGCCCAGTAGCCGGCCCTTGGCTAACATGGCGCCCCGTTGCTTGACATGAAAAGCGAAATCTTCTGCCAACATCGGATTGCAGACCACGATCGCTTCACCCAGCAGCGCACCTACCTTGGTTCCGCCGATCCAGAAGATGTCAACGAGCGAAGCGATATCGGCCAATGTCGCGTCGCTCTTGCTCGACGCCAATGCCGCGCCCAACCGGGCGCCATCGAGAAACAGAATCAAGCCCCGTTGCCTTGCGAGCGCCGATATCTTCCGCAATTCCTCAAGCGAATAGACAGTGCCTGTTTCCGTTGCATTCGACAGATAGATCAGTCGAGGCTTTGCCATGTGCGGAAAGTGTGCATTGCTCGCAAGCGCAGCCTCGATATTGGCGGGCGTTAGCTTCCCGTCCACCGCGGGAACGACGATGAGCTTGTGGCCCGTTGCCTCGATAGCACCGGCCTCCCTCACTACGATATGTCCCGACTCAACTGCAATGACGGCTTCGTGCGGGCGCAGGCAACTGGATATCGAAACGATGTTGGCCATTGTCCCGCTGGCGACGTAGTGGATCGCACCGTTGAACGTGTCGCCCAGGCGGGCCTTGATCCGGGCCGTTGCCTCGGCAGAATACGAGTCTTCGCCGTAGGGTGCCTGCTGGATATAGTTGGATTCCGTCAGGGCGCGGAGAATGTCAGGATGCGCGCCTTCGCTATAGTCGTCGAGAAAGCTGAAAGTAGTCATTCGGTGCTTCTGCCTGGATGGAGGCCGCCCGGGATGGGCGTGAGGCCTAAAGCCGAAGACTACCGGTCCGTTACCGGAACGCCTTGTAAAAAATTGCAGGGCCGTCGTCAGAAGCGGGCGGGCGTCACGCCGTACGCGTCGCGAAACGCCCGCGTGAAGTGGCTTTGATCGAAGAAGCCAACGGCGTGCGCGATTTCGGTGATCGGCATGTTCCTGTTCGAATTGATCAGCTCCAGT from Paraburkholderia terrae includes the following:
- a CDS encoding CoA-acylating methylmalonate-semialdehyde dehydrogenase, which codes for MSEADKSAVRELSHFIDGRRAAGAGQRFGEVFDPAQGRVTARVPVATSAEVEAAVAAAKAAFPAWSETAPLKRARLMFKFKELLEAHADELAELITRDHGKLFEDAKGEVVRGIEIVEFACGIPQLLKTDFTDSVSGGIDNWNLRQPIGVAAGVTPFNFPMVVPCWMFVMAAACGNTFILKPSERTPSASIRLAELFIEAGFPKGVFNVVHGDKTVVDALIAHPDVVAMSVVGSTPVAEYIYSESAKRGKRVQALGSAKNHLVVMPDANLDQAVDALISSAYGSAGERCMATSVAVAVGSIGDELIERLAPRVRSLKIGGGMEPDLDMGPLISAAHRNKVTGYIEAGVAAGARLVVDGRGHTVPGHEEGFFLGGSLFDDVKPGMSIYREEIFGPVLSVVRVPDLASAIALVNAHELGNCVSLFTSDGAAARAFSRQIQIGMVGINIPSPVPPAWHSFGGWKRSLFGDHHAYGEEAVRFYTHYKSVMQRWPDSIATGAEFTMPTAK
- a CDS encoding threonine aldolase family protein, whose protein sequence is MTTFSFLDDYSEGAHPDILRALTESNYIQQAPYGEDSYSAEATARIKARLGDTFNGAIHYVASGTMANIVSISSCLRPHEAVIAVESGHIVVREAGAIEATGHKLIVVPAVDGKLTPANIEAALASNAHFPHMAKPRLIYLSNATETGTVYSLEELRKISALARQRGLILFLDGARLGAALASSKSDATLADIASLVDIFWIGGTKVGALLGEAIVVCNPMLAEDFAFHVKQRGAMLAKGRLLGIQFQALFGDKNLFVENAKHANAMAAKLSSGIVSSGYALDAETATNQVFPLLPDAVISALKQHFAFYVWRKADNDHSVIRLVTSWATQEQQVDDFLARLAQL